A genomic stretch from Chryseobacterium sp. SNU WT5 includes:
- a CDS encoding DUF4738 domain-containing protein, which produces MIKILNLLTASFLILSIFACSSKNDNEKLEEKVVNVQTLNKDTFKIDTLKRNEQIVYNVTRDTLIGNLKISVTNKNIYEKYIYQDFYLADSIVVRNYYPEMESTIKIERDNAVIFNQSFLKKDFPKGNFYEFINKATIKDFRFESLNEENNDLIFVGILSIPNTDFENDFHLTISENGKSKFEWIDYESED; this is translated from the coding sequence ATGATAAAAATACTCAACCTCCTTACTGCTTCCTTTTTGATCCTATCCATCTTTGCGTGTTCTTCAAAAAACGACAATGAGAAACTAGAAGAAAAAGTTGTAAACGTTCAAACGCTTAATAAAGACACTTTTAAAATTGACACTTTAAAAAGAAACGAACAGATTGTCTACAATGTAACTCGAGATACTTTAATAGGAAATTTGAAAATCTCCGTAACCAATAAGAATATTTACGAAAAATATATTTATCAGGATTTTTACTTAGCGGATTCTATTGTAGTCAGAAATTATTATCCCGAAATGGAAAGCACTATTAAAATAGAACGGGATAACGCAGTTATTTTCAATCAATCTTTTTTGAAAAAAGACTTTCCAAAAGGGAATTTCTACGAATTTATTAACAAGGCCACCATTAAAGATTTTAGGTTTGAATCACTTAATGAAGAAAATAACGACCTCATTTTCGTAGGAATTTTATCCATTCCCAACACCGATTTTGAAAATGATTTTCATCTAACAATATCTGAAAACGGAAAATCTAAGTTTGAATGGATTGATTACGAATCTGAAGATTAA